The genomic window AGGAAAAACTATAAGTTTTACTAACTCTAAAGATTTTGATAAAAACTCATTATATTTGTGGCTATTAGATAATTCATATCGATATGGTTTTATTCAAAGATATCCAGATAGTAAAGCAGAAATTACTGGAGTTATTAATCAATCTGGTGTTTTTAGATATGTTGGAGTTGAACAAGCAAAAGGCATGGTTCAAGATCAAAAAAGCGTTGAAGAAAAAAGAGGTGAGTAGTATGAAAAAATTTATTGGAGTAATTGATTCTGGTGTTGGTGGATTAGATATTTTAAAATATTTAAGTGCAAACATTAAAGATGAAAACTTTTATTTTATTGCTGATAACAAAAATGTTCCTTATGGAATGAAGAGTAAAGAACAACTTGAAGAGTATGGTACTAATTTAGCACAATATTTAGAAAAAAAGGGTGCTAAAATGATTATTATTGCTTGTAATACTTTAAGTTTAAATGCTATTGATAAAATGAGAGAAGAAGTAAATATTCCAATTTATGGTATTGCTCGACCAACAATTAAAGGATTTTTAAACTATGATTTAAAAAGTGTACTTGTTTTAGCAACAAACGCAACAATTAAGTCAAATAGATATGCAGACTTTTTAAATGAACTTGATCCAAGTGTTAAAGTATTTCAACAACAAGCACCTAAGTTGGTTGAATATATTGAAGGAAATAGATTAGATTTAATTGATGATGCGATAAAAGAATATGTTGATCCATATATTGATCAAATAGATGCAATAATATTAGGATGTACTCATTATCCAATTGTTTTGGATAATTTCAAAAAAAACTATCCAGAATTATTATTGATTGATTCAAGAAAACAAATGGTTCAATTAGTTAATGAAAAATTAGATTTTCATAATATAAGAGATATAGAAAATAATTCAAGAGAAATAATTGTTCAAGCAACTAAATCAATTGATGATTTAAAAAAAGCAAGTGAGCATTTCTTTGATTTTGATAAAGTAACATTTTGTGAAGGAGGTATAGAATAATGGAAAGAGATTTCTTAGATTATAATTTTAATAGTGAAATAAATAGTGTTTTAAAAAAGTTAAATTTTGTTAATCCAACACCAATTCAACAGCAAATAATACCTCTACTTAGAAAAAAACAAAATGTTGTTGGGGTATCACAAACTGGAAGTGGTAAGACCCACGCTTTTTTATTGCCAATTATTGAAAATATAAATAATTCAATAAAAAAACCACAAGCAATTATTATGACACCTACTCGTGAATTAGCAAGCCAAATCTATCAAAACATTCAAGATTTTGCCAAAACAAATAATGATTTAAAAGTTAAGTTATTAGTTGGCGGTTCTAATTTAGATGAAGATAATTTAATTGATGCTCAGATTGTTGTTGGAACTCCAGGAAGGTTATTAGATGCAATAAATAATCGTCATGTTTTAAAATTAGATAATATTATGTATATGGTTGTTGATGAAGCAGATATGATTTTTGATTCTAATTTTATTGAAGAAGTTGATAAAGTTATGGCATTTTTAGATACAAATGTTTGTTTTTCGATTTTCTCAGCAACTATTACTAAACAAATGCATCCCTTCTTAAAAAAGTATTTTGAAGGAATTAAAATAGTTGAAATAAATGAAAAAGCAAATAATAAAATAGAACATATAATTGTACCAAGCAAAGGAAAAGATAAGTATGAAACATTATTAAAATTAGTTAATACAATTGATCCATATTTATGTTTGATCTTTGCTAGTAAAAAAACTGATGTTATTGAACTAGCTAATAAACTAGCAAGTGATGGTATTAAATGTATCCAATTACATGGTGATTTATCTTCACGTGAGAGAATGAAAACATTAAAAAGAATTAATAATTTAGAGTTTAACTTTGTTGTTGCAAGTGATATTGCAGCTCGTGGTATTGATATTGATGGAGTATCGCATGTTATTTCATATGATATGCCAAAAGAGTTAGAATATTATATTCATCGTGTTGGTCGAACAGGGCGACATAAGTATACTGGTATTAGTTATTTCATTTATGATAACAATGATGAAAAAGCTATTAATAGACTTGAGGAAAAAGGTTTAACATTTAATTTTTATGATTTTACAAATGGAGTACTAGAACCTGCTGGATTAAGAACAAGAACTCAAAAAGTTTTAAAAAGTGATAATTATGATAGTAAGATAGTTAATAAAGTTGTAAAGAAGAAAAAAGAAAAGGTAAAACCGGGTTATAAAAAGAAAAGAAAATTAGCATTAGAAAAACAAAGAAAAAATGCAAAACAACAAGAGATTAAGGAAAGAATTAAAAAACAAAGAAAACAAAGGAAGAAAAGTAATGAAAATAGTTCTGACAACTTTGAATTCTAAGTATATTCATCCAAGTCCTGCTTTAAGAATTATTAGTAATGATTTAAAAAATTCTAACATTAATCATGATTTAATTGAATATACTATTAAAGAAGATATTGATTTAATTATAGAAAAATTAAAAGATTTTGATGTTGTAGCATTTTCTTGTTATATCTATAATATTGAAAAAACAAAAGATATTATTAAAAAACTTAAAGAAATAAAACCAAATATTATTATAATTCTAGGTGGACCAGAAGTTAGTTTTTCAAAGAAATCAGATCTAATAGACATTGATTTTGACTACATTGTGTGTGGTGAAGGTGAAAAAGTATTTGTTGAATTAATTAAAGGACTTATTGAAAATAATGAAATTAGTAATGAGTATATTATTATAAAAAAAGATAACGATATTATTTTAAATAAAGGTATTAATTATGTGGATATTGACTATGCAATGCCTTTAACAAATGATTTAAAAGGACTAGATTTTCAAAATCAAATCATTTATTTTGAAACATCAAGAGGCTGCCCTTATCAATGTACATATTGTCAAGCATCATTAGATAATAACGTTAGAAACTTTCCATTGGAATATATTTTTAAAAAAATAGATGAAATTTTCTTCAATAAGGTTAAAATAGTGAAATTATTAGATAGAACATTTAATTTTGATACAAAAAGAACTAATGAAATTTTAAATTATATCATTGAAAATGATAATAAATATACAACTTTTCAATTTGAAATAACAGGAGAATTGTTAGATATTTCATCAATTGATTTGATAAATAAAAAAGCTAGATCAAATCAATTCAGATTTGAAATTGGAATTCAATCAACCAATATTCAAGCAAATAAAGCAGTTTTAAGATACCAAGACTTTGCTAAATTAGAAAAAGTAATAAAAAAGCTTCAAGAAAATAATAAAATAGTCTTGCACCTAGATTTAATTGCTGGATTACCAAATGAAGATTTAGCAAGTTTTAAAAAGACATTTAATCAAGTTTTTGCCTTAAATGCTCAAGAATTACAATTAGGATTTTTAAAGATCTTAAAAGGCACAAATTTAAATAATGATATAGATAAATATGGATATGTTTTTGATGAAAAAGCACCATATCAAATAATAGAAAGTGATTTTTTAACAAAATCAGATATAAGCGAAATTGAAAAAGTAGAGCATGCATTAGAACACTTATACAACCACAAAAAAGCAAAGGAATTAGTTGTTCATTTACTAAAAAAATATGAAATAGATGCTTTTAGTTTATTTAATGAAATAGGAAATAAATTAAATAACTTAAATCAGCAAATATTTGATATTTATCAAGTAATTATTAATTCTTCATTATTAAAGGATGATGAGGATTGGGTGGTTTTATATAAAAATTATTATGATTATCATAAACAAAGACCAAAAAGTTTATCAATAGTTACTAATAAGAAGATGATTTTACATAAGTTAATTGAAAAAGAACAACTTACTCAAAATGAAGTTTTTGCATCTTCAAGCATAGAATTAATAAATAAAGATAAATATTTTGTTTATTTAATAAATAAACGTAAATATTATCTTATCTAAAGAAAGACGGTAAATAAATGAAATTTAATGAATTAGTAAAAGATGAAAGAGTATTAAAAGCAGTAGAGAAAATGGGATTTAGTGAAGCTACAGAAATACAAGCAAAAGTTATTCCTTTTATCTATGATAAACAAGATGTAATAGGTCATGCAAAAACAGGAACAGGTAAAACTGCAGCATTTACAATACCAATTTTAGAAGCTTTAAATTACAAGAACAAAAATATTCAGTGTTTAGTATTAGTACCAACACGAGAATTAGCAAAACAAGTTAATGATGAAATTAATAAATTAGGAAAATATTTTGATAAATTAAAAACATGTGTAGTCTATGGAGGACAATCATATCAAAAACAAAAACAAGATTTAAGAAAAAATCCTAATATCGTAGTAGCAACTCCAGGAAGATTAATTGACTTACTAGAAAGAAGATATTTATCATTAGATGATGTAAATTACTTAATTTTAGATGAAGCAGATGAAATGTTATCAATTGGATTTGCCAAGGAATTAGAAAAAATAGAGTCATATATTAATAAAGAAAGACAAACATTATTATTTAGTGCAACATTTAATAGTAGTGTTAATAAATTAAGTAAAAAGTATATGAATAATCCACAAACAGTATCAGTAGTAAGTAGTGATAAAGTTGCTACAACAATCACACAAAAATATATGTGTGTTAGTAATAATGAAAAAAGAAAAGCACTATTAGGTTTATTAATGATGCATCGTGAAGATATGATTATGATTTTTGCTAATACAAAAAAAGAAGTAGATTCAATTGTTGAATCACTTCAAGAAAAAAATGTAATTGCTGAAGCAATTCATGGCGATTTAACACAAAAAATGAGAGAAAATGTATTAGCTAAATTTAAAAAAGGAACAACTAAAGTTTTAGTATGTTCTGATGTTGCAGCACGTGGTTTAGATATTAAAGGTGTCGATGTTATTATTAATATGGATTTACCATTTGAAGATGAATATTATGTTCATAGAGTAGGAAGAACAGGACGTGCTAATAATACAGGAATAGCTTATACAATTATTTCAAGAAATAAAGAAAAGAAAATTAAGTCATTAGAAAAATCACTTAAAACAACAATCACAAAAATGGATATGATAAATAATAAAGATTTATTATCAATGGAAAATAAGTTAGTTGTTGATCAAATAGAAGCAGCAATTTTATCAGGAAAAGAAGATCATTTAGATAAAATTAATCCATTATTGAAAAAAGGATATGATTTAGATAGTATTTTCCATGGTTTATTATCAATGGTCTTTAATGAAGAAGTTGCACCAAGTAGTGAAGAAGTTAGATTATTTATAAATGTTGGTAAAAAAGATAATGTTACTAAAAAAGATATTAGTCGATTATTTAACCTAGATCAAGATAAGTTATATGATATTGATATTAAAAAAACATTTTCATTTTGTACAGTAAATGTTGAGAATATAAATAAATTAATAAAGAAAGTTTCTAAACAAAAATTTAAGAAACATAATATAAATGTTGAGATTGCTAATAATTAAAAAATGCAATTGAAATTAAGTAAAAGATATTATAAGATATAGATGATGTCTTTATAGGAGGTATGCTATGAAAAAAATAGGAGTTAAATTATTGATTGTGATTGTTATTTTAGGCGCTATTTATGGAGCTGGAGTACTTTATTTTAATAATAATGTCATTTTCAATGCAACAATCTATAATGAGAAAGTTGAATCATATAATAGTGAAACAATTCAAAAAATATTAGATAATCAAAATATTAAATTATTAGTAAAAGATAAAAGAGAAGAAATTGAAGATCCACTAAATACTTTAGAATATACTATTATTAATGAAAATAAACTAAAAGAAGAAATTATCAATCAACAAAATACTTTTATGTGGCCAATTCTAATTATAAGTGGTAGTAACTATGAACCAGCAAAATTAGATGTTAATGAAAAAAGCTTAAAAAATTGGATTAAAGAAAATAAAATTATTGATAATAAAAATCTTCTTGAATCAAAAGATGCTTCTTTTAATATAAGTGATGGAAAAGTCACTGTAAAAAAAGAAGTGATTGGTGAACAATTAGATAGTAAATTAGTTGAAAAAGAAATTGCTAATTCATTAAAAAATGGAAATTTAGAAGTAGATTTATCAAAAGCAATTATTATGCCAAATGTTTTATCAAGTGTTTTAGAAGAAACAATTGAGGAAGTTGAATATAAAATAGCAAATCAAATTGAGTTAGAAGTAGAAGGAAAAGATTATGTTATTAAACCAACAACTGAAGATAAGTTGAAATGGATTACAGTTGATTATAAGAAAAATAATATTGTAGTTGAAAAGAAAGCAATTAAAAGTTATTTAGCAAGCATTAACCAAGACTTTATTAAAAAAGGTGGAAGTATTGAAACAGTTTATAAAGTTTCAAATGGAAATTCAAAATTAGTCAGTCAAGGAAAAGCAGTATCAGGTGTTGATGAATATGCTTTAACAGCTAAGATATATGATGCAATGGAAAATAATTATGAATTAGTTGAAAGTATCAAAGCCATTAGTATTTCAAAACCTAAAGTTGTCTA from Bacilli bacterium PM5-9 includes these protein-coding regions:
- a CDS encoding ATP-dependent RNA helicase CshB (product_source=KO:K18692; cath_funfam=3.40.50.300; cog=COG0513; ko=KO:K18692; pfam=PF00270,PF00271; smart=SM00487,SM00490; superfamily=52540), whose product is MERDFLDYNFNSEINSVLKKLNFVNPTPIQQQIIPLLRKKQNVVGVSQTGSGKTHAFLLPIIENINNSIKKPQAIIMTPTRELASQIYQNIQDFAKTNNDLKVKLLVGGSNLDEDNLIDAQIVVGTPGRLLDAINNRHVLKLDNIMYMVVDEADMIFDSNFIEEVDKVMAFLDTNVCFSIFSATITKQMHPFLKKYFEGIKIVEINEKANNKIEHIIVPSKGKDKYETLLKLVNTIDPYLCLIFASKKTDVIELANKLASDGIKCIQLHGDLSSRERMKTLKRINNLEFNFVVASDIAARGIDIDGVSHVISYDMPKELEYYIHRVGRTGRHKYTGISYFIYDNNDEKAINRLEEKGLTFNFYDFTNGVLEPAGLRTRTQKVLKSDNYDSKIVNKVVKKKKEKVKPGYKKKRKLALEKQRKNAKQQEIKERIKKQRKQRKKSNENSSDNFEF
- a CDS encoding hypothetical protein (product_source=Hypo-rule applied; cath_funfam=2.40.440.10; pfam=PF03734,PF12229; superfamily=141523,143985; transmembrane_helix_parts=Inside_1_4,TMhelix_5_27,Outside_28_463), with amino-acid sequence MKKIGVKLLIVIVILGAIYGAGVLYFNNNVIFNATIYNEKVESYNSETIQKILDNQNIKLLVKDKREEIEDPLNTLEYTIINENKLKEEIINQQNTFMWPILIISGSNYEPAKLDVNEKSLKNWIKENKIIDNKNLLESKDASFNISDGKVTVKKEVIGEQLDSKLVEKEIANSLKNGNLEVDLSKAIIMPNVLSSVLEETIEEVEYKIANQIELEVEGKDYVIKPTTEDKLKWITVDYKKNNIVVEKKAIKSYLASINQDFIKKGGSIETVYKVSNGNSKLVSQGKAVSGVDEYALTAKIYDAMENNYELVESIKAISISKPKVVYQGHTSIDNNFVEVSISNQQVYLYTDGKLVLTADVVTGKPGGDTDTPKGKFSIMYKTTHFTLKGDAYGYDYALPVDYWLPFEGGGGVGLHDAPWRANSSFGGSLYLSDGSHGCINMRLADVRKIYNTVVAGTGVWVH
- a CDS encoding anaerobic magnesium-protoporphyrin IX monomethyl ester cyclase (product_source=KO:K04034; cath_funfam=3.40.50.280,3.80.30.20; cog=COG1032; ko=KO:K04034; pfam=PF02310,PF04055,PF13311; smart=SM00729; superfamily=102114,52242); the protein is MKIVLTTLNSKYIHPSPALRIISNDLKNSNINHDLIEYTIKEDIDLIIEKLKDFDVVAFSCYIYNIEKTKDIIKKLKEIKPNIIIILGGPEVSFSKKSDLIDIDFDYIVCGEGEKVFVELIKGLIENNEISNEYIIIKKDNDIILNKGINYVDIDYAMPLTNDLKGLDFQNQIIYFETSRGCPYQCTYCQASLDNNVRNFPLEYIFKKIDEIFFNKVKIVKLLDRTFNFDTKRTNEILNYIIENDNKYTTFQFEITGELLDISSIDLINKKARSNQFRFEIGIQSTNIQANKAVLRYQDFAKLEKVIKKLQENNKIVLHLDLIAGLPNEDLASFKKTFNQVFALNAQELQLGFLKILKGTNLNNDIDKYGYVFDEKAPYQIIESDFLTKSDISEIEKVEHALEHLYNHKKAKELVVHLLKKYEIDAFSLFNEIGNKLNNLNQQIFDIYQVIINSSLLKDDEDWVVLYKNYYDYHKQRPKSLSIVTNKKMILHKLIEKEQLTQNEVFASSSIELINKDKYFVYLINKRKYYLI
- a CDS encoding ATP-dependent RNA helicase DeaD (product_source=KO:K05592; cath_funfam=3.30.70.330,3.40.50.300; cog=COG0513; ko=KO:K05592; pfam=PF00270,PF00271,PF03880; smart=SM00487; superfamily=48019,52540), with amino-acid sequence MKFNELVKDERVLKAVEKMGFSEATEIQAKVIPFIYDKQDVIGHAKTGTGKTAAFTIPILEALNYKNKNIQCLVLVPTRELAKQVNDEINKLGKYFDKLKTCVVYGGQSYQKQKQDLRKNPNIVVATPGRLIDLLERRYLSLDDVNYLILDEADEMLSIGFAKELEKIESYINKERQTLLFSATFNSSVNKLSKKYMNNPQTVSVVSSDKVATTITQKYMCVSNNEKRKALLGLLMMHREDMIMIFANTKKEVDSIVESLQEKNVIAEAIHGDLTQKMRENVLAKFKKGTTKVLVCSDVAARGLDIKGVDVIINMDLPFEDEYYVHRVGRTGRANNTGIAYTIISRNKEKKIKSLEKSLKTTITKMDMINNKDLLSMENKLVVDQIEAAILSGKEDHLDKINPLLKKGYDLDSIFHGLLSMVFNEEVAPSSEEVRLFINVGKKDNVTKKDISRLFNLDQDKLYDIDIKKTFSFCTVNVENINKLIKKVSKQKFKKHNINVEIANN
- a CDS encoding glutamate racemase (product_source=KO:K01776; cath_funfam=3.40.50.1860; cog=COG0796; ko=KO:K01776; pfam=PF01177; superfamily=53681; tigrfam=TIGR00067), translated to MKKFIGVIDSGVGGLDILKYLSANIKDENFYFIADNKNVPYGMKSKEQLEEYGTNLAQYLEKKGAKMIIIACNTLSLNAIDKMREEVNIPIYGIARPTIKGFLNYDLKSVLVLATNATIKSNRYADFLNELDPSVKVFQQQAPKLVEYIEGNRLDLIDDAIKEYVDPYIDQIDAIILGCTHYPIVLDNFKKNYPELLLIDSRKQMVQLVNEKLDFHNIRDIENNSREIIVQATKSIDDLKKASEHFFDFDKVTFCEGGIE